A region of Lycium barbarum isolate Lr01 chromosome 3, ASM1917538v2, whole genome shotgun sequence DNA encodes the following proteins:
- the LOC132630786 gene encoding uncharacterized protein LOC132630786 isoform X2 — protein sequence MGVDYYKVLEVDRNAKEDDLKKAYRKLAMKWHPDKNPNNKKDAESKFKKISEAYDVLSDPQKRAVYDQYGEEGLKGQVPPPGASGFSGTSDGGGGGHGSFRFNPRSADDIFSEFFGFSSPFGGMGDMGGRAGASSFPRGGMFGEDIFTSFRNAAGEGASGNVPRKAAPIERNLPCSLEDLYKGTTKKMKISREVTDATGRPSTTEEILTIDIKPGWKKGTKITFPEKGNEQRGIIPSDLVFIIDEKPHGVFKRDGNDLVVTQKISLVEALTGYTAQITTLDGRNLTVPINSIISPSYEEVIKGEGMPIPKEPSRKGNLRLKFNIKFPTKLTSEQKAGIKRYLT from the exons ATGGGTGTGGACTACTACAAAGTTCTAGAGGTGGACAGAAATGCAAAAGAAGATGACTTGAAGAAAGCGTATAGGAAACTGGCAATGAAATGGCATCCTGATAAGAACCCAAACAACAAGAAAGATGCTGAATCCAAATTCAAAAAAATCTCTGAAGCCTATGAT GTGTTGAGTGATCCACAGAAAAGGGCAGTGTATGATCAATATGGAGAAGAGGGGTTGAAAGGGCAGGTCCCACCGCCAGGTGCCAGTGGATTTTCCGGCACATcagatggtggtggtggtggtcacGGGTCGTTCCGGTTCAACCCGCGTAGTGCTGATGATATATTCTCCGAATTCTTTGGGTTTTCGAGCCCGTTTGGTGGGATGGGAGATATGGGTGGACGGGCTGGTGCTTCAAGTTTTCCTAGAGGGGGTATGTTTGGGGAAGATATTTTCACTTCATTCAGGAATGCTGCTGGTGAAGGTGCATCGGGTAATGTGCCACGAAAGGCCGCTCCGATTGAGCGGAATCTGCCTTGTAGTTTGGAGGATCTGTATAAGGGAACAACCAAGAAGATGAAGATATCCAGAGAAGTTACTGATGCTACTGG GAGACCCAGTACAACCGAGGAAATTCTGACAATTGATATCAAACCAGGATGGAAGAAGGGGACTAAAATAACATTTCCGGAGAAAGGAAACGAGCAACGAGGCATAATTCCATCGGACCTCGTCTTCATAATTGATGAGAAGCCACATGGTGTCTTCAAGAGAGATGGCAATGACCTCGTTGTCACCCAGAAAATCTCCTTGGTAGAGGCTCTTACTGGATATACTGCACAAATAACAACGCTTGATGGACGAAATCTAACAGTACCAATTAATTCCATCATTAGTCCAAGTTATGAAGAAGTTATCAAAGGAGAAGGTATGCCTATTCCTAAGGAACCTAGCAGAAAAGGTAACTTGAGATTAAAGTTTAACATCAAGTTCCCCACCAAGCTTACGTCGGAGCAGAAAGCTGGCATTAAGCGATACTTGACATGA
- the LOC132630786 gene encoding uncharacterized protein LOC132630786 isoform X1 translates to MGVDYYKVLEVDRNAKEDDLKKAYRKLAMKWHPDKNPNNKKDAESKFKKISEAYDVLSDPQKRAVYDQYGEEGLKGQVPPPGASGFSGTSDGGGGGHGSFRFNPRSADDIFSEFFGFSSPFGGMGDMGGRAGASSFPRGGMFGEDIFTSFRNAAGEGASGNVPRKAAPIERNLPCSLEDLYKGTTKKMKISREVTDATGVEDMGGRAGASSFPRGGMFGEGASGNAPRKAAPIERNLPCTLEDLYKGTVKKMKISREVTDATGRPSTTEEILTIDIKPGWKKGTKITFPEKGNEQRGIIPSDLVFIIDEKPHGVFKRDGNDLVVTQKISLVEALTGYTAQITTLDGRNLTVPINSIISPSYEEVIKGEGMPIPKEPSRKGNLRLKFNIKFPTKLTSEQKAGIKRYLT, encoded by the exons ATGGGTGTGGACTACTACAAAGTTCTAGAGGTGGACAGAAATGCAAAAGAAGATGACTTGAAGAAAGCGTATAGGAAACTGGCAATGAAATGGCATCCTGATAAGAACCCAAACAACAAGAAAGATGCTGAATCCAAATTCAAAAAAATCTCTGAAGCCTATGAT GTGTTGAGTGATCCACAGAAAAGGGCAGTGTATGATCAATATGGAGAAGAGGGGTTGAAAGGGCAGGTCCCACCGCCAGGTGCCAGTGGATTTTCCGGCACATcagatggtggtggtggtggtcacGGGTCGTTCCGGTTCAACCCGCGTAGTGCTGATGATATATTCTCCGAATTCTTTGGGTTTTCGAGCCCGTTTGGTGGGATGGGAGATATGGGTGGACGGGCTGGTGCTTCAAGTTTTCCTAGAGGGGGTATGTTTGGGGAAGATATTTTCACTTCATTCAGGAATGCTGCTGGTGAAGGTGCATCGGGTAATGTGCCACGAAAGGCCGCTCCGATTGAGCGGAATCTGCCTTGTAGTTTGGAGGATCTGTATAAGGGAACAACCAAGAAGATGAAGATATCCAGAGAAGTTACTGATGCTACTGG TGTGGAAGATATGGGTGGAAGGGCTGGTGCTTCAAGTTTTCCTAGAGGGGGTATGTTTGGGGAAGGTGCATCAGGTAATGCGCCACGGAAGGCTGCTCCGATAGAGCGGAATCTGCCTTGTACTTTGGAGGATCTGTATAAGGGAACCGTCAAGAAGATGAAGATATCCAGAGAAGTTACTGATGCTACTGG GAGACCCAGTACAACCGAGGAAATTCTGACAATTGATATCAAACCAGGATGGAAGAAGGGGACTAAAATAACATTTCCGGAGAAAGGAAACGAGCAACGAGGCATAATTCCATCGGACCTCGTCTTCATAATTGATGAGAAGCCACATGGTGTCTTCAAGAGAGATGGCAATGACCTCGTTGTCACCCAGAAAATCTCCTTGGTAGAGGCTCTTACTGGATATACTGCACAAATAACAACGCTTGATGGACGAAATCTAACAGTACCAATTAATTCCATCATTAGTCCAAGTTATGAAGAAGTTATCAAAGGAGAAGGTATGCCTATTCCTAAGGAACCTAGCAGAAAAGGTAACTTGAGATTAAAGTTTAACATCAAGTTCCCCACCAAGCTTACGTCGGAGCAGAAAGCTGGCATTAAGCGATACTTGACATGA